The following DNA comes from Candidatus Desulfofervidus auxilii.
GCAGATTTAAGACTTATGCCTATTGGTTATAAACTTGGGTTAATTGGTGAAGAACAATATAAACGATTTTTAGAGAAAAAAGAGGGGATTGAAAAGACTATTGAACGTTTATCAGAAATAAAGATAAAGCCCACAAAGGAAACAAATGAGAAATTAAAACAAATAGGTACAACCCCTATCAAAAACCCTATGACTTTAAGAGAATTATTGAGAAGACCTGAGGTAGATTTTTATAGCTTGAAAATTTTTGATGAGACATTAGAGAGAGTTAGAAAAGATGTAGCAGAAGAAGTAAGTTTTCAAATAAAGTATGAAGGATATATAAAAAGACAAGAAGAACAGGTTGCCCGTTTCAGACGCCTTGAAGAGGTGCGACTTCCTGAAGATATAGATTATTATAAAATTCCGGGTCTTTCTAATGAGGTAAGGGAAAAGCTTTCTCGTATTCGTCCTTTGTCCCTTGGACAAGCAGCTCGCATCTCTGGCATTACTCCTGCTGCCATCTCTATATTGCAAGTCTATCTAAAAAAACATGGGTCAAGACTAACTTAAATTTTGCTTTTTCAACTTTGCTAATTCTCTTTCTCTTAGTTCTACTCGCCTAATCTTCCCACTAATGGTTTTTGGCAATTCAGAAACAAATTCAATCTGTCTAGGATATTTATAAGGAGCAGTATTATTTTTTACATGTTCTTGCAATTCTTTTATTAATGTATCTGAAGGGGTATAACCAGGTGTTAAAACTACAAATGCCTTGACAATTTGCCCTCTGATGGGATCAGGCACACCGATAACAGCCGCTTCAGCTACAGCTGGGTGTTCAATTAAAGTGCTTTCTACCTCAAAAGGACCAATACGATAACCTGAACTCTTTATAACATCATCTGCTCTGCCAACAAACCAGAAATAACCATCTTCATCTTTATAAGCACGATCACCAGTAAAATACCAACCATTTTTAAATACATTAGCACTCTTCTCTTTATCCTTCCAGTAACCTTTAAATAACCCTACTGGATAATTTTCCTTCACATACACAGCAATATTTCCTTCTTCATAAGCCCCTAGCTCATTGCCATCGTCATCTACAATAGCCACCTTCCATCCTGGCACAGGCTTGCCCATAGAACCAGGTTTAATTTCCATATTTTTGAGGTTAGCAACCATAACTACTGACTCTGATTGACCGTATCCTTCATAAATCTTTATGCCAGTTTCTCTTTCCCAAACTTTGATGACTTCTGGATTTAGAGGCTCACCAGCACTAGTAGCATGACGTAACTCACTCAGATTGTATTTTTTTAAATCTTCTAAAATCATCATGCGATAAGCAGTAGGAGGGGCACAAAAGGTTGTAATGGCATATCTATCCATTAATTCTAACACCTTTGCAGGATTGAACCTTCCCCTTTCATCATAGACAAATACAGCAGCTCCCATGATCCACTGTCCATAAATCTTTCCCCAAGCTGCTTTAGCCCAGCCTGTATCAGACAATGTCCAATGCAGGTCATTTGGAGTTAAGTCATGCCATAAACCAGCAGTAATCACATGCCCTAAAGGATAAGAATGATCATGGAGTACCATTTTCGGATAACCTGTCGTGCCGGAAGTGAAGAAAATAATATAAGGATCAGTGGCTAAAGTTTTGTAATTACCATCTAGACTAATCCAATATCTCGAAGCTGTTTTCATCTCCTCTTCATAATTGATCCAGTTAGGATGCGGCTTACCAATATTTATTAATATCTGCAAAGTGAGACATTGAGGGAGTATTTTTTCTACCTTTTCTATATGCTCATCAGTAGTAATAATAGCCTTTACTTTAGCAGCTTTTACACGATAAAGAATATCTCTTGCTTGTAGCATAGTAGTAGAAGGAATGATAATAGCACCAACTTTTGTCAAACCCAAAATTGCTTCCCACCACTCTGGAATGCGAGGGAGCATAATCAACACCCTATCCTTTTTGCCAATTCCTAAACCCTTTAAGATATTGGCAAACTGGTTGGAACGAGACATTAAGTCCCAAAAAGAGAATTTTCGTTCTTCTCCTTTATCATTGACCCAGATTAAAGCCAGTTTATTTCTTTCCTTTTTTGCCCATTCATCCACCACATCTATGGCATAATTAAAATATTCAGGCACTTCCAATTTGAAATTTTCTAAGTCTAAATTGATATAGGGTTTTAGAGTTTCTAACATAAATTCATCTCCTCAAAATACTACGAGGCTTTTTATAAAGAATTTTTTGGTTGTCAACCCTGATA
Coding sequences within:
- a CDS encoding AMP-binding protein, whose protein sequence is MLETLKPYINLDLENFKLEVPEYFNYAIDVVDEWAKKERNKLALIWVNDKGEERKFSFWDLMSRSNQFANILKGLGIGKKDRVLIMLPRIPEWWEAILGLTKVGAIIIPSTTMLQARDILYRVKAAKVKAIITTDEHIEKVEKILPQCLTLQILINIGKPHPNWINYEEEMKTASRYWISLDGNYKTLATDPYIIFFTSGTTGYPKMVLHDHSYPLGHVITAGLWHDLTPNDLHWTLSDTGWAKAAWGKIYGQWIMGAAVFVYDERGRFNPAKVLELMDRYAITTFCAPPTAYRMMILEDLKKYNLSELRHATSAGEPLNPEVIKVWERETGIKIYEGYGQSESVVMVANLKNMEIKPGSMGKPVPGWKVAIVDDDGNELGAYEEGNIAVYVKENYPVGLFKGYWKDKEKSANVFKNGWYFTGDRAYKDEDGYFWFVGRADDVIKSSGYRIGPFEVESTLIEHPAVAEAAVIGVPDPIRGQIVKAFVVLTPGYTPSDTLIKELQEHVKNNTAPYKYPRQIEFVSELPKTISGKIRRVELRERELAKLKKQNLS